A segment of the Elaeis guineensis isolate ETL-2024a chromosome 6, EG11, whole genome shotgun sequence genome:
ATCCTTCGCCTTGGGTTCATTGCGACTGTTGGCAGCTGGCTCCCAGAGTTCATCCGCAAACTGCTCCCACAGTTTAGCTGCGCTGGCTTCAATGTTCTCCCTTTTTGGTGCTGTCCTGAATAGTTCAAAAAAGTAAAACAACCAAGTTTAATTTAAAACCCAAGCACTTCAGGTTCTGAGCAAGTATAACAGAATAGTCTTTTTCCTTCAGCTATAAGATCACAATATCAAATAATTGCTTAGAGAGGGAAAATTGATACATATCAGAGCGAGAACCAAAAAGGGACCTAAAGCAAGTAATATGATACTTGGTGCCAAAGATATAAACAATCAAAAGTCCAAGAGTTTCTAAACAATAAGATCTCCATTTCAGCAAAATACAAGGTTGTGCATTTTGGCTTTGTTGTTCATATATCCAACAGCAAAAGGAGCTGACAAGTATTTGATCTTCTACAAAAGAACCTGCTTAAAAATGTGATTTCACAAATCTCTTACAATAATTCTTTGGTTGGCTTCGAATAGACAAACGCTAAAGGTTTTAATCAAAGTTGGATTTTAAATACTATTAGTTGTTAGAAAGTTGTTTAAATATGACATTGTGTGCATGGCTAATGTTTATGTACCATGTGTTATGTATAAAATGATATGACAATTTGCATTGTCCAGTCTGCCCTCATGATTCAGTTTGCTGAAACAGCTCCATGAATTTGATCTGTTCGATGCTCGTACATATGATCTTGGTGGAGGTGAGGTGAGCCTAGTTTTTAAGTTTGGTCCCATATATCATAATGTAAGAAAAACATATCTGAATTGCACAATGAATGACTATCTCATCTATAGCACCTAAAAGACTCATTCCCCCTATTTCAGAACAACAGAACCTATATTACAACTCCAGTTATTAAGACAAGTAATGAATATATAGGTAAAGTGGCAAAGAATCAAGGTGCACAAAAAAGACTACATAAAAGCAACAGGAGATTATAGATTACCTGTTTGCTTGTTGGCCTTCCCATTAACTTTCCTCGCCGAGGTTTTCTTGTTAGAGTCGGGAGTCACCTGAGACGATAACCTCACCGAAGCCATACTGGTGGACAACACATCTTCTGTGAGAATTGTACCAAATGCATTCTCATATCCACAAATTGATGCCTCCTCACTTCCAGACTCTGAACTTTTATCCTTGAAATTAGCACTAGTTTTCTCCCTCTCTATAACCCTGTAGGCATACATCTGAAAAGGAATTTCGGAGACCTGGATAGTTTCTTTTCTTGCCCAGTTCGTGAATCTCTTAGACAGACTCGTTTCAATATCAAGGTAATCCACCGGAGGTACCACTGAATCAGGCCGGCCATGATCAGGATTCAAAATCAGAAACCGCTTGACATAACGGAGAACTCTACAAAGAGAAGAGAAGCTTGGCCGCTGTGAAGGATCAGCATGCCAGCATCTTTTTGTTAGGTTGGTGAGATATTTCGGAGATTGAGATGGAAACAACGGCCTCTCGCCAGCCCTTATGTTCTTGCTCATCTTATCTCCCTGAAGATGATTGTCTTCAAAGGGAACCTTTCCTGTCAGCAACTCGAAGCATATCATTGCAAAGCTATAAACATCTGCTTTCTCTGTGTACTTACTACTACCAGCGTCCCCTGACTGCTCCTGCTCTAAGAGAACCTCTGGGGCATACCAGATGCATGAATTCATGGTAGCTGCTTGGTTTGCTGAAAATTTTGAGTTCTTCAAAGCTGACAGCCCAAAGCCAGCAATCTTTACATGCAAATAACCATCAGGAGAAGAATTCCTTAGCCTGACCAAGACATTGGAGAAGTTCAAGTCCCCATGATATATCTTCCTTGAATGCAGATACTCCATTCCTCTTGCAATCTGAAGCATTATGTCCACTGCCACCATTACAGGGAAGGGGATTCTTCTCCTCGAGCTACAGATTTCTTTGATATGACTGGAGAGATCCTTGCTCATGAGATCCATGAGCAGAAAGCCCTCTTTCTTCTCTTCATCATAGAATGAGTACATATAATGCATCACATTTGGGTGATTGATCGATGATAAAAGAGAGATTTCATTCATTAGTGGCTCAATCTCCCCAATGACATGCTTCACAGCAAAGCTCTCCCCCATCCACTGGACTTCCTTGTAGTTACTCGTCCCAAATCGCCTTCTCACTTGGTAGTCCTGTGATCCCATGAGGATCGAAGCTGCGAAAAGCTTCCCTTTGGGACCCATCAGCAACTCTGCAAGCCGGTTCTCTTGTTTTGTCATTGGTTTCGACCCTGCACTTCTCTTCTCGGCTATCATTTCCGACAAAATCCACCTATCCTCTTTCCAAGCACTATCCATCCTACTACAAATATCTTGTGAAACTAGGTACAATTTACCAAACTTATGCTGAAAGAGCTTCGGTTCCATCCACTCCCTCTCATACTTCTTTGAGAACATAATCCTCTTCTGATGGATCTCTTCTTGATCACACCCCGTCATTTCTCCGACATTCTCGATCGCCTCTAGCACGACAGGAATGCACCACAGAAGGTTGTGGAGATGGAATTCGACGCAGTCTGTGCTCTGACTGAGGGCGATGGCTTTCCCCCACCAGTCCTTGGGCTCGAGGCACTGCTTGATATACTTCTCCCCCTCTCGGAAGATGCGGTGCAGCTCCTTGAAAGGTTGCTCGAGGGCCTTCCACTTAGTGAGCTTCTCCTCGAATCTCAGGTGGTGTCGGAGCTCATCGGCAATCCCCTCGAAGGCAGTGTTGAAGGCGTCCACCAGCAGGCAGCACTGGCGCTGGTTCATGCGTATCTCTTCCCGGAACACCATCAGAGCCTTGAGGCTCCCCAGGACTTCTCCAGTCTGCTGAAACTGCTCCATCCAGCAAAGGAATTTTCCTTCTTTGTTCTGCTGGACTATTTCGGTCGCTAGGCAGAGATCAAGAAGATACAAGCATCAAGCCATCAGACTAAACAGATTATTACGACCTCGAATTTTCTATGAAGAACCTTACAGTATCAAGAATCACATATAtaaaattcttttcttttcttttctttttttccatggCAAAGGGAGGTTGAAACCGGCAAtagaaaattcataaagagatgcaatcaagaaaagcataattttttCAGAGGAAAGATTCTATTACAACCAagaaaaggtttttttttttttttttttttttgttgaaaaaaattgggcggggggggggggggggggggcgcgggGCGGGGGCGTGGGGATCAAAACTAGAAACAACCTTATGCTAACCTTTTATCGTTGTATCCAAAATCAGACATTAATGAATGCACAAATTTCCTCCAAATTTCATTGGAAACAAAGTGTAAGTTTTAGCCTTCTATCAACCTAATTCAACCCACAACCCCGAGAACGAAAAATCCACAGTTGTTCAATGAAACAATTTTTTCTAGCAATatctaatcaaaaaaaaaaaaaaaacatagccTTCAATGTTTCAAGAAATTAAAAGATTATATTCATATCAACATGCATCGAAGAAAAATACGAAAATGGTATTCTTACCGGATTCTCACGATTCCGCGACGATTCCAGCAGAATCAAGCAATCGAAGCGACCAACTCGGGGTTGAAGACAAGAAATGGATTCAACAGGGATTACAAAAGCAAGGGTTTTTGATGTGATGAAGGTGATTAGAAAGAACAAAAGAGATGGAGAGGAGATGCGAAGGAAGGGGGCCGGTTTGGAAATTAGTGAAGAATCGAATCGTGGGCGATGGATCCGATTCGCTCCACCTGGCCGCTTTGTTTAGGAATTGGGACGAGGTGGGAAGGGGGGAAGAAGAGGATCCCTGGGTGTGATTTGGACCTGCGGTTAGAGAGAGTCTTTAAGGACGCATTTCcgtgtatttttttttaaaaaaaaataataacggTATAATAATCATTATAATTATTTAATCACGATTAAAACTGGGCGAGTGAGGGGCTTGCCGCGAACTTTTTTGAATTACAGGTTGCCAACCAGTAACCACCTCCAACCGATACCCGGTCAAACCCAGCATCTCCCTCCGCCCTCTCCCTTCCCGATGCTGACGTGGCCACGAAACCGCGTTCTCTTCCGTCTTCCTGCCGTCTCACGTATCCGACCGCGGAAGTGCGAACTGGAGAGATTAAAAATATTTAGGAACAAATAAATGAtacaaaattattaataaattgtgGTGCCATTCTTCTCTTTTGCCCAGAGCCAGTACTATCATTACATCATTAGTGACCTATAACAATATCATTAATCTATAACccaaattaatttatgataataaaaattattgtaaaataatttaaaaaaatcaccAAATTGTGGATAATATGCAAGGCTTTGATAATATTTTAACTTTCTTCTCAACATGTTTAGTATTTTGTGTTAAGCTCTCACCATATGCATtgtttattttattatgttataTAAAATTCATATCTCAATTACAAATCTCAACCTTTTAAAGGTTGTTGATCTCTTTTCCAACAGACTATTTCTTAGCAGGCTCCCACTCACAGCATCCAAGTACTTTACCAAGTGATGAATCCACCTTTCAACTTGCGAGTTTGTAGCATCAGCGGAAGctggatttatgattcatgaatctaattcaagaTTGATAATTACTGGTGATAGCTATCTTTTTGATACCACTATTTTAAGAGCCAAACTGAGGGAGGCCTTATTGAATATTTCATATGCGAGGTTGATCTTGGACGATATTATCTTATCATTGAGGTGGAATTAGTCATGATGGTAGGTTGGATTCAGGGGCGGATAAGGGTTGCTATCATGCACCAATTTCTCCATGATATTTGGAGATTGGTGACTAAATGTTCCTTCATGGACAGTGGATTATCTCCTGTGTTGCTGATCATTTAGGAAAGGTATTATGAGCCAGAATGGGGGTTGCTTTGGCACCATTGTGATGGCATGTTTGGTAATTTCTCGAAACACAAGACTACTCGTGGAGGACTGGGGACATTGGCGTGCCCGGCGGAAGAAGTTAGCGGGCGGGGGATtggtcacaaaaaaaaaaaaaaaccgcaaCGTGGCAACCTATCAGTCTGTCGGCGACGCGCTCAATTTGCTATCGTGTGTCGAACTCGTCAAAAGCTCATCATACGACCGATTGACCACTTCTAACGTGGCTCCATGTTTAGTATGCGTTATGACATGAGCATGGAAGATAAATTCTAACCCCAGTTATATTGGATGCTGGAACTTTTTTAATGAACCCTCTATTTCCTTGGTCCCTTGGTCTTCTTGCAGACAAGGCTGCCATTCTCATCACTAGTTAATATTTAATGGATTAGGGGCATCTTTCAATGCGATCTTGGTCACCTTCAAGGAAGTGCGTGTTGTAGAAAAAGAATATTTGACCAATGCCGGGACAAAAATGCTCAATTGACAAGCAAATTCTAGACTTTTCTCGGAACATCTGGTCTTGTCTTCTGCAGCCCAATTAAGACCAGCGTCGAACTCGGCTCTCCCGTATGGACGCATGCTAGTGGGCACCTTCATAGTCGATTCCTATTAGCTGTTAGCTAGCTGGTTCGGTCCTTTTAAAGGCAAACCATAACTTTCAGTCCATCTGCTTTATTCGCAATTGGCCAAAGATGTCCAATAGCTATGTATAGCTTCGAATCCCTCTAGTCCAGACGAGTGTGGTTGAGAAACCatttaatttttagaaaaaaatttaatggcATCCCTCCAACTTTGACGTATTCCAGAGACACtcccataatttttaaaaatttacaaatCATTCCAAAAATATCCTCTGACTCCTATCCAATGTTGCAAGCCTCTCATTTCAAATGACCAAAATAATCCCATAGTTTTCATACCTCTACAAATTTTCTTTGACCGTATGAACGAATGAAATTTGAagtgctttgagatatgtacaaTCAGTGATCTTTAATTATGGATTATATCATAAAGATGCTCTAAGAGATGTGCGATGAATGAACGAAGAAATTTGgattattttgagatttataTGGTGAATGATCTTTTAACTATGGATTATATCCCAAGTGTTCTTTGAGACCGATGCAGGTGAATGAAGGAAAAAATTTGGAATGCACTGAGATCTATAGGATGGGTAATCTTTGAACATGGACTATGTactaaaaatatttagaaatttatGCAAGTGAATAAATGAAAGGATTCAGATATTTTGAGAGCTGTAGTAGGTGATCCTCGATTATAAGCTATATACTATGCGTTCTTTGATATCTGTGTGGATGGATGAATGAAgaaatttgaaatatttgataGCTTTACAATGCGTGATTTTTGATTATGGCTATATGTGCTAAGTGTGctttgattttattattttatcatgTATATATTATTAATCGTATAtttgatgattaaaaaaaaaagtgatcaCTTTGTatgaaataataattaaataaattacatACATAATTCGCCTATTAGTTTTATGTCTTGGGTGCACGGTACCCAAAAATAGTCGAAAACCCCATTATATCTCGGACATATATATAAGCTTGTAGTAGTTAATTAAAGATCCCTTGTGGCATAGGGGAAGCGAAAGGGGAGGATGCAGTGGTACTTCGTCGCTTCTCTTCTCACTCTCCTCACTAGCTCCCAGGTAATAATCCAGGAAAACAGAAACCCTAATAATTTCTCTACCATCTCTCCTCTCCTTatctcttgccttcttcttctagtCGAAAGCATTTCCTTTTATTTCTATCGAGGAACTAAGTTAACTAATTCTTCAGATCCGGTTCGATTCCTGTATTCCTGTAACAAGCACTTTGGGATATGATTTCATACCGATCGATACTATTTTTACGTAATATGCTATCAAGAATCCAAAATCGCTTTCCATTTTGCACTTATTGGTGAGATTTGAGTAGTTACCGTTCGATTTCTTTGCATAGATTGGTTCTGACCTCTATTCACCGTAGAAATGCCAGTTAATTTTTTGATTGCCAAGTTTCTAATACGAGTAGTATAAATCCATCATCCATACATACCATCTCCGTATTCCTTGACTCGGACGACATAACTGCAAACAACTCGTGAGACATGATCTTTACCAATTCCTTCTCATTTTTGACCACCATCGATTGAAACATCCATCTTAACACTTTTATCATAAGCTATCGTAGCCGTTTGTCAAAAAGCAATTTCGCCGTATTCTGAAAGGTCAGAGCCTCGCAGAATCCCTCGTTTTGAAACTATTTTGCCATGTTCGATCCCTTTCATTTTTCAATAACTAACCTTCCTTTGTCTTTTCTATATATTGTTTTGTCTTCTGTGACATAGGCTGAACGTTATAGCTGCTCTAGTTCTTATGGTGTTAGACGATTCAAATGTGCTATTTTTGTTACGCACGCTTCCCTGTTTTACCACCTGTCTGATTCATACTTTGCCATCTCAAGAAATAAGAGTTTAACTGATTAATTGATTTGTATCTAGCTTTGCTTATTGGTTGTTTGCTAAATCTCTAGAATTACCTTAGGTACTTGTGAGTGCCGGAATTCTGATTGAATTAAGTACAAGAGGAATCATGAGCCGAACTTCTCTTAGAACATGTAAACGTTACATTTATTCGAAGTACATTGTTTCATTTTATTCCTCAAAGATTGCAAAAATTATGGAAACTGATGGTGGATAATCTCTCTTTTTGGTCTTACATTGCCAGTGTAGACTTAGTGGAAACAAATGTTAACCTAATGTATGTTCTCTCTTGCTTTTTCTTTCCTATAATCAGGGAATCTTGACAACACTTTCACAAAGTAATGGCAAATATAAGTACGATTACGCAACTGTCCCATTTCTTGCTGAAATCTTCAAGGTATTTCTTTCATATCAGGAGTCTTCCTTGTCTGTTCATAGCCTGATTTTTAGAAAGAACTAAAAGCACAGCATTTTAAGTAAAGATTTACTGGAACCTCAGAAGCAGTTTCGTTTTGTTTGAAAGTTAATTGTAACCTGGTGTTGCTGACATTATTTTCTTGCTTTTGAACTTCAGCTTCTGGTATCAGGTTTCCTTCTTTGGAAAGAGGGCCAGACATCTCCACCAAGAATGACTACAGAATGGAAGAGTGTTCGTCTCTTTCCAATCCCTTCAATCATTTACCTAGTCCACAACAATGTGCAGTTTGCTACCTTAACTTTTGTGGACCCATCAACATATCAGATAATGGGTAATCTGAAAATTGTCACAACAGGGATCTTATTCAGGTACAACTTTAGGGATTTTGAAGGGTCTCGATGAACCAAATAATTAGGTTCCAACCGAAGAATTCCTTTAGTGTTGGTTATCTGGTATTGTACCATGTATGGATACTAATTAGTTTATTAGGATATTAGTTCTTGATATAATTTCCGAGTTGTTGATTACTATGCAATTAGGTTGTTCCTAAGGAGGAAGCTGTCAAATCTGCAATGGATGGCCATTATTTTGTTAGCTCTTGGAACAACTACGAGCCAGGTTCGCTTGATGCAatggaaactcttttttttttttttccagaaatGGAACTTGAGTTCCATCATACCATCATTATCTTACTTTTGGGGGCTAATGTTTATCAGGCTGTGGTTTTGTTGCTTATTTGTTAAGCATGAAATACTGCAAGCAAACAGATAATTGTTAGTGATTTTAGATATAAAGTTTCTTATGGCATTGTGGATGTTCATTATGTTTTATCTTGTCACATGGTGGCCTGTAGAAGTAGGAGAACAGATTTGGTTTGTTTCGCATGTTCAGATTTCAAAGTCCAAACATGTTAGGTTTGTACATGCAATTTTACATGTAGTTGATGATCGTGGCAGTTAATGCATTGTGCTCTATTCTGCATGTACAACTTCTATATATcagtatatgatttttatatgctAAGCTAAGT
Coding sequences within it:
- the LOC105047554 gene encoding uncharacterized protein; its protein translation is MEQFQQTGEVLGSLKALMVFREEIRMNQRQCCLLVDAFNTAFEGIADELRHHLRFEEKLTKWKALEQPFKELHRIFREGEKYIKQCLEPKDWWGKAIALSQSTDCVEFHLHNLLWCIPVVLEAIENVGEMTGCDQEEIHQKRIMFSKKYEREWMEPKLFQHKFGKLYLVSQDICSRMDSAWKEDRWILSEMIAEKRSAGSKPMTKQENRLAELLMGPKGKLFAASILMGSQDYQVRRRFGTSNYKEVQWMGESFAVKHVIGEIEPLMNEISLLSSINHPNVMHYMYSFYDEEKKEGFLLMDLMSKDLSSHIKEICSSRRRIPFPVMVAVDIMLQIARGMEYLHSRKIYHGDLNFSNVLVRLRNSSPDGYLHVKIAGFGLSALKNSKFSANQAATMNSCIWYAPEVLLEQEQSGDAGSSKYTEKADVYSFAMICFELLTGKVPFEDNHLQGDKMSKNIRAGERPLFPSQSPKYLTNLTKRCWHADPSQRPSFSSLCRVLRYVKRFLILNPDHGRPDSVVPPVDYLDIETSLSKRFTNWARKETIQVSEIPFQMYAYRVIEREKTSANFKDKSSESGSEEASICGYENAFGTILTEDVLSTSMASVRLSSQVTPDSNKKTSARKVNGKANKQTGQHQKGRTLKPAQLNCGSSLRMNSGSQLPTVAMNPRRRISGHVSD